The genomic interval TAACTGGGCACCGGAGGTGGTAGAACTCTTATTGGATCATGGGGCTGATATTTCGGACCATGATAAGAATGGCTGGACGCCTCTGCATTTTGCAGCGAATTTTAATCAGATACCGGTGGTGGAACTGTTGCTGGACCGTGGAGCCGATAGGGAGTCCCGCGATAATAATGGAAAAACGCCCTTGCATTGGGCGGCGTTCAGTAGCCGGACACCGGCGGTGGTGGAAGTATTGTTGGACCGCGGAGCCGATAGGGAGGCCCGCGATGGAAGTGGAGCAACACCCCTGCATTGGGCAGTGCTCCATATTGAGGCATCGGTGGCGGTAGTGGAGCTGCTACTGGACCATGGGGCCGATAGGGAGGCCCGCAATATGTTAGGCCAGACGCCCTTGCATCGGGCAGCGGCCGGGAGTTACTCACCGGAGGTGGTGGAACTGTTGCTGGACCGTGGGGCCGATGGCACGGTGCGGGACAAACAGGGGAAAACTCCTTT from Parvularculales bacterium carries:
- a CDS encoding ankyrin repeat domain-containing protein translates to MKTKASALLGCLFLILLLHSPIQAQDDNVLLDWTFWKMATVTDVESALEGGADIGARNMIERTPLHTAAANSETPEVVKLLLDRGADSEARTMLGQTPLHSAAGDNWAPEVVELLLDHGADISDHDKNGWTPLHFAANFNQIPVVELLLDRGADRESRDNNGKTPLHWAAFSSRTPAVVEVLLDRGADREARDGSGATPLHWAVLHIEASVAVVELLLDHGADREARNMLGQTPLHRAAAGSYSPEVVELLLDRGADGTVRDKQGKTPFDYVQDNKALRNTEAYRRLNGAQ